Proteins encoded in a region of the uncultured Sunxiuqinia sp. genome:
- a CDS encoding DUF4861 domain-containing protein: MRKLVYVSCVLVAGLFSCSTPESQITLKNSMDVNRPDETIVIQRDKLEKKLGAIEAGLVPMLKQEDLTVPSQVDDLDGDGEWDELVINLDFGASEEISLTAEMVAVGDFPEFEKRTNVRLGIVQDDHGYKEFDYYEAPSCKDSFQIIAQGESVNWENNKMGFRNYFDCRNVKDLFGKLKPGLIIDKIHTPEMGSYHELADWGMDVLHCGNSLGAGGLAMLENDSLFRLGSTDVYEYQKIAEGPVRSVFDLKYKGWEVNGEKLEAVERISIYPGKYWFRSDVTVTGFTGEKQLATGIVTSKLTNEPYAFDAGDHFSAIATLDVQSLNNDELGMAVMVPKNELTKVDRTTDINYFDEGYQTVPAKNFSIVVSETYYVAQKIENNKPARHYFFAVWGLENPKWKEIENFRAYMNHEAEKLNSPIVVI, from the coding sequence ATGAGAAAACTGGTATATGTTTCATGCGTGCTGGTAGCAGGATTATTTTCCTGTTCTACACCTGAAAGTCAGATAACGTTGAAAAATTCGATGGATGTTAATCGTCCTGATGAGACGATTGTTATCCAGCGAGATAAGCTTGAGAAAAAGTTAGGCGCTATCGAAGCAGGACTTGTGCCAATGTTGAAGCAGGAGGATCTTACAGTACCGTCGCAAGTTGATGACTTAGATGGAGATGGAGAATGGGATGAATTAGTGATTAATCTGGACTTTGGTGCTTCGGAGGAAATTAGCTTGACAGCGGAAATGGTTGCTGTTGGTGATTTTCCTGAGTTTGAAAAACGTACCAATGTACGTTTGGGAATTGTTCAGGATGATCACGGTTATAAAGAATTTGATTATTATGAAGCACCTAGTTGCAAAGATAGTTTTCAGATTATTGCACAAGGCGAAAGTGTGAATTGGGAAAATAATAAAATGGGTTTTCGTAATTACTTCGATTGTCGTAATGTAAAAGACTTATTTGGAAAGCTAAAACCCGGTTTGATTATCGATAAAATCCATACTCCGGAAATGGGGAGCTATCACGAATTAGCCGATTGGGGAATGGATGTGTTGCACTGTGGAAATAGTCTTGGTGCCGGTGGCTTAGCAATGCTGGAGAACGATTCGCTATTTCGTCTTGGATCAACAGATGTTTACGAGTATCAGAAAATTGCTGAAGGGCCGGTTCGTTCGGTATTCGATTTAAAATATAAAGGATGGGAAGTGAACGGCGAGAAACTAGAGGCCGTAGAGCGAATCTCGATTTACCCGGGGAAATACTGGTTTCGGTCTGATGTTACCGTTACAGGATTTACGGGCGAAAAGCAGTTGGCTACCGGAATTGTAACCAGCAAACTTACCAATGAACCCTATGCTTTTGATGCTGGAGATCATTTTTCGGCAATTGCCACGCTCGACGTACAATCGTTGAATAATGACGAGCTGGGAATGGCGGTCATGGTTCCGAAAAACGAATTAACGAAAGTTGATAGAACAACCGATATCAACTATTTTGATGAGGGCTATCAAACAGTGCCAGCTAAAAACTTTAGCATTGTAGTTTCTGAGACTTACTATGTGGCGCAGAAAATTGAAAATAACAAACCCGCACGACATTACTTTTTTGCGGTTTGGGGATTAGAAAATCCAAAATGGAAAGAAATTGAAAACTTTAGAGCTTATATGAATCATGAAGCTGAAAAATTAAATAGCCCTATAGTAGTTATTTAA
- a CDS encoding nucleoside recognition domain-containing protein has translation MVLNYIWIGFFLVAFLVAVIRVLGYLFRDFFADALGIIFTEVDLHVFKDMVDASFSMATASVDLIIALIGVMVLWLGIMKVGEDGGAVNIIARIFGPFFNKLFPELPKNHKSIGAMMMNLSANMLGLDNAATPLGLKAMEDLQELNVEKDKASNAQIMFLVLNTSGLTVIPVSILAYRVAAESQMVSVIFLPILLATYFSTLAGLISVSIYQRINLFNKVVIAYVGTATSCISVLLWWFSTLNQDQITKVSSFGGNLIIFLIIISFLFLAFRKKIDVYNSFITGAKDGFNVAIKIIPYLVAMLVAIGIFRASGAMDLVIGGIKGLVSLVGFNTDFVDALPVAFMKPLSGSGARGAMLEIYNNPNFGPDSFAGLLSSVFQGSTETTFYTLAVYFGAVGITRTRYAVVCGLIADFTGIIAAILIAYLFFH, from the coding sequence ATGGTATTAAATTATATATGGATCGGATTCTTTTTGGTTGCTTTTTTGGTTGCCGTTATTCGAGTGCTTGGCTATTTATTTCGCGACTTTTTTGCAGATGCATTAGGCATCATTTTTACAGAGGTTGATCTCCATGTTTTTAAAGATATGGTCGATGCTTCCTTCTCAATGGCAACCGCCAGTGTCGATCTTATTATTGCTTTAATTGGTGTGATGGTTTTGTGGCTCGGAATCATGAAAGTTGGAGAAGATGGGGGAGCTGTGAATATTATCGCGCGTATTTTCGGTCCTTTCTTCAATAAGCTTTTCCCGGAACTTCCCAAAAATCATAAATCGATTGGTGCTATGATGATGAATCTTTCGGCCAATATGCTGGGTTTGGATAATGCTGCAACACCTTTGGGACTTAAAGCTATGGAGGATTTGCAAGAGCTAAATGTTGAAAAGGATAAAGCATCCAATGCACAAATTATGTTTTTGGTTTTGAATACCTCGGGTTTGACCGTTATTCCGGTGAGTATTCTGGCTTACCGTGTTGCTGCTGAGTCGCAGATGGTATCCGTTATTTTTCTCCCTATTTTATTAGCAACCTATTTTTCTACGCTCGCAGGTTTAATATCGGTTTCTATTTATCAGCGAATTAACCTTTTTAACAAAGTGGTTATCGCCTATGTCGGTACAGCAACATCCTGTATTTCAGTATTATTGTGGTGGTTTTCAACATTGAATCAGGATCAAATAACGAAAGTCTCATCTTTTGGTGGTAACCTAATCATCTTCTTGATTATTATTTCTTTTCTGTTTTTGGCTTTCAGAAAGAAGATTGATGTTTATAACTCTTTTATTACCGGAGCAAAAGATGGTTTTAATGTCGCTATTAAAATCATTCCCTACTTGGTCGCGATGCTTGTTGCAATTGGCATTTTTCGGGCATCTGGAGCCATGGATTTAGTGATCGGTGGGATAAAAGGACTTGTTTCGTTAGTTGGATTCAATACCGATTTTGTTGATGCGCTTCCCGTTGCTTTTATGAAACCCTTGAGTGGAAGTGGAGCAAGAGGAGCTATGCTTGAAATTTATAATAATCCCAATTTTGGTCCCGACTCATTTGCCGGGTTATTGTCATCAGTATTTCAAGGATCAACAGAAACAACTTTTTACACGCTGGCTGTCTACTTTGGTGCAGTGGGAATAACTAGAACCCGCTACGCCGTGGTGTGTGGGTTGATTGCTGATTTTACAGGAATTATTGCAGCCATTTTAATAGCTTACCTGTTCTTTCACTAG
- a CDS encoding protease inhibitor I9 family protein, producing MALKSAAVGKISYIVQLNDADLLSELKTVKGYEKRKNAVKGNALGLLKRDQISDSNVGFVYFNSIVGFSVKIAPGQAKNLLPDKSVKSIHKDKVSGGSGTTTR from the coding sequence GTGGCATTGAAAAGTGCAGCAGTAGGAAAGATCTCATACATTGTTCAGTTGAATGATGCTGATTTGTTGAGTGAGTTGAAAACAGTAAAGGGCTACGAGAAGCGAAAAAATGCTGTAAAAGGAAACGCTTTAGGCTTATTAAAGCGAGATCAGATTTCTGACAGTAATGTAGGTTTTGTATATTTCAACTCAATTGTTGGCTTCTCGGTTAAGATTGCCCCGGGGCAAGCCAAAAATTTATTGCCCGATAAATCAGTTAAATCAATCCATAAAGATAAAGTAAGTGGTGGCTCTGGCACCACCACCCGGTAA
- a CDS encoding Dabb family protein: MKNRRNFLKRSAAGLGFISLPFLSKKTSASEMKIVLQNSYIHHVYFWLKEPKSKEACQRFEEGLQLLVTIPEIKLYHIGKAVLSNRDVVDDSFTYSYMAVFNSKADQDNYQVHPTHLKFIEKYGDLWEKVIVYDAL, encoded by the coding sequence ATGAAAAACCGAAGGAATTTTCTTAAACGTTCTGCTGCCGGATTAGGATTTATTAGCCTACCATTTCTATCAAAAAAAACCAGTGCTAGCGAAATGAAAATCGTACTTCAGAACAGTTATATTCATCATGTATACTTTTGGCTAAAAGAACCTAAAAGCAAGGAAGCATGCCAACGTTTTGAAGAAGGTCTTCAACTACTGGTTACCATACCGGAAATTAAACTTTACCATATCGGGAAAGCCGTTTTGTCAAATCGTGACGTTGTGGATGATTCGTTTACCTACTCTTACATGGCGGTATTCAACAGTAAAGCTGATCAGGATAACTATCAGGTTCATCCCACACATTTAAAGTTTATCGAAAAATACGGCGATCTCTGGGAGAAAGTAATCGTTTATGATGCACTCTAG
- a CDS encoding molybdenum cofactor synthesis domain-containing protein, protein MENNNQVIQVLSVNISEKKGTIKKPVNSIQFTDIGVVGDAHSGKWHRQVSLLAKESIDKFAQEAGRKINYGEFAENITTEGLLLHETNPLDRFVNENLELEVTQIGKKCHGDNCSIFREVGNCVMPKEGIFARVIRNGILKPEETLNYHPRVIKIKIITLSDRASRGEYQDKSGPQIKNLTQTYLDKINRPVEFQQVLIPDDESQLLAELQNGVEQQADVIFTTGGTGIGPRDITPEVVKPFLDKEIPGIMELIRVKYGIKKPAALLSRGVAGVKNKTLIYSFPGSVKAVTEYCTEILPTLQHSFYMIYGIDSH, encoded by the coding sequence ATGGAAAACAACAACCAAGTTATTCAGGTACTTTCAGTTAATATTTCAGAAAAAAAAGGCACAATAAAAAAGCCCGTCAACAGCATTCAGTTTACCGACATTGGCGTTGTTGGTGATGCCCACTCTGGGAAATGGCACCGTCAGGTGAGTTTGCTGGCCAAAGAAAGCATCGACAAATTCGCGCAGGAAGCCGGCAGGAAAATCAACTATGGCGAGTTCGCTGAAAACATTACCACAGAAGGATTGCTTCTACACGAAACGAACCCGCTCGACCGGTTTGTTAATGAAAACCTGGAATTGGAAGTTACTCAAATTGGGAAAAAATGTCATGGCGACAATTGCTCCATCTTTCGTGAAGTTGGAAATTGTGTGATGCCCAAAGAAGGAATCTTTGCACGGGTTATTAGAAATGGAATCCTCAAACCGGAAGAAACACTAAATTATCATCCCAGAGTGATTAAAATAAAAATCATCACCTTGAGCGACCGCGCCAGTCGTGGTGAATACCAGGATAAAAGTGGACCTCAAATTAAAAATCTCACTCAAACATATCTGGATAAAATCAATCGTCCGGTCGAATTTCAGCAAGTTCTAATTCCCGATGATGAAAGCCAACTTTTAGCCGAGCTTCAAAATGGCGTTGAGCAACAAGCAGATGTTATTTTTACCACTGGAGGAACGGGAATTGGTCCAAGGGATATTACTCCGGAAGTTGTCAAACCATTTTTAGACAAAGAAATCCCCGGCATTATGGAACTCATCCGCGTAAAATATGGCATAAAAAAGCCTGCTGCCCTGCTAAGTCGAGGAGTTGCCGGCGTGAAAAACAAAACCTTGATTTATTCGTTTCCAGGCAGTGTAAAAGCCGTTACTGAATATTGTACCGAAATTTTGCCAACGTTACAGCATTCTTTTTACATGATTTATGGAATTGATAGCCATTAA
- the kdsA gene encoding 3-deoxy-8-phosphooctulonate synthase, with product MITKLKHTGKNFLLLAGPCVIEGEEMAFEIAEKIVEISNRLEIPFVFKGSYRKANRSRIDSFTGIGDEKALSILKAVGEKFNIPTVTDVHSAAEATIAAQYIDVLQIPAFLCRQTDLLIAAAETGKVVNIKKGQFLSAESMKFAVDKVRDSGNKKVMLTERGTTFGYQDLVVDYRGIPMMKANNCPVILDITHSLQQPNQTSGVTGGKPELIETIAKAGIAVGADGIFIETHPDPSVAKSDGANMLRLDLLESLLKKLVLLKQVTDRL from the coding sequence ATGATTACAAAACTAAAACATACAGGTAAAAACTTTCTATTGCTAGCTGGACCATGCGTAATCGAAGGAGAAGAAATGGCTTTTGAAATTGCTGAGAAAATCGTTGAAATCTCCAATCGTCTTGAGATTCCATTTGTCTTTAAAGGCTCGTACCGCAAAGCGAACCGTTCGCGTATTGATTCTTTTACCGGAATTGGGGATGAGAAAGCACTGAGCATTTTAAAAGCAGTTGGCGAGAAATTCAATATTCCAACGGTAACCGATGTCCATTCAGCGGCTGAAGCAACGATCGCAGCCCAATACATTGATGTACTACAAATTCCGGCTTTCCTGTGTCGTCAAACCGATTTACTGATTGCAGCAGCCGAAACCGGCAAAGTGGTGAATATTAAAAAAGGTCAGTTTTTATCCGCCGAATCGATGAAATTCGCCGTTGATAAAGTGCGTGATTCGGGCAATAAAAAGGTAATGCTAACCGAACGAGGAACAACATTCGGCTACCAGGACTTAGTGGTTGACTACCGAGGAATTCCGATGATGAAAGCTAACAATTGCCCAGTGATTTTAGATATTACCCATTCGTTGCAACAACCCAATCAAACATCGGGAGTAACCGGAGGAAAACCGGAGCTAATTGAAACTATCGCTAAAGCGGGTATTGCAGTCGGTGCCGATGGTATTTTTATTGAAACCCACCCTGATCCTTCTGTTGCAAAGTCAGATGGTGCCAATATGCTTCGTTTGGACCTATTGGAATCGTTGCTAAAAAAACTGGTTCTATTAAAACAAGTTACAGACAGATTATAA